The following proteins come from a genomic window of Pelagicoccus albus:
- a CDS encoding lipopolysaccharide biosynthesis protein, giving the protein MSDLEGREDRLKASKLDVFDTSHLEGNLGKRSVRSGAATMVAQATKFIATMGTTAVLARILVPEDFGLFAIVGSVLIFVTMFQDAGLSMATVQRENIDHDQVSTLFWINSLAGLLLAGLAVAISPVVGEVFGDDRLVGIMSAMAIPIFLSGICAQHGALLQRKMRFVVEQGIVIGSQLTGAAAAIISAYLGAGYWALVIKSIAAALVVVIVRWTAVRWTPGLPRRKCGVRPMLSFGASLTVGRLFSELSQNLDNVLLGAVWGPSALGFYSKAYGLLTLPIRQINAPVGMVALPALSRLQGDPIKFRSFYRQGLELVAMIGMPIIAFCTVEAEDIVLIMLGEGWGESVIIFRALAPAAFVGTFNVATGWLLVPLGRSRVLLWTSVGVSVVTILGFVVGLRWGGLGVAISYSVTSMLTIVPSLFIASRKSPLRLSDIGKSLYRPAFSAIGSGALAFYIEMHLSLGNVILDTGVLLAVYLLLFALSFICLPGGFAFAKSAVAMGQRTFLRTT; this is encoded by the coding sequence ATGAGCGATTTGGAAGGTAGAGAGGATCGCTTGAAAGCCTCCAAGCTGGACGTTTTTGACACGAGCCACCTTGAGGGTAACCTCGGCAAGCGCTCGGTGCGCAGTGGCGCTGCGACTATGGTGGCCCAAGCTACCAAGTTTATTGCAACGATGGGCACTACCGCGGTCCTAGCCCGTATCCTCGTGCCGGAGGATTTCGGATTGTTCGCCATTGTTGGGTCAGTGCTGATTTTCGTGACTATGTTCCAAGACGCGGGGCTTTCCATGGCCACGGTACAGCGGGAAAATATCGACCACGATCAAGTTTCGACTCTCTTTTGGATAAACTCGCTTGCCGGTCTGCTCTTGGCTGGACTCGCTGTTGCTATTTCTCCGGTGGTCGGGGAGGTTTTTGGCGATGATCGCTTGGTTGGAATAATGTCTGCAATGGCTATCCCCATATTCCTCAGCGGAATATGTGCTCAGCATGGGGCTCTTTTGCAGCGAAAAATGAGATTCGTTGTTGAGCAGGGCATCGTAATTGGCAGCCAGCTTACAGGAGCGGCTGCGGCGATTATTTCAGCTTATTTGGGTGCCGGTTATTGGGCTCTCGTTATCAAGTCCATCGCGGCGGCTTTGGTGGTTGTCATTGTCCGTTGGACGGCTGTTCGTTGGACTCCTGGCTTACCGAGGCGAAAGTGTGGAGTGCGGCCGATGCTGTCTTTTGGCGCGAGCCTAACAGTAGGGCGGCTTTTTAGCGAACTATCGCAGAATCTTGACAACGTCCTCTTGGGGGCAGTGTGGGGACCATCTGCGTTGGGCTTTTATTCGAAAGCCTACGGTTTACTTACCTTGCCCATCCGTCAGATTAACGCTCCGGTTGGAATGGTCGCATTGCCGGCTTTGAGTCGACTGCAAGGAGACCCGATTAAATTCAGATCTTTCTATCGTCAGGGCTTAGAGCTGGTGGCGATGATCGGCATGCCCATCATTGCTTTTTGTACTGTAGAGGCAGAAGATATCGTTCTGATTATGCTAGGGGAAGGATGGGGCGAGTCCGTAATTATATTCAGGGCATTAGCTCCGGCTGCTTTCGTCGGTACCTTCAACGTTGCCACGGGGTGGCTATTAGTCCCGTTGGGAAGATCTAGAGTCTTGCTTTGGACAAGTGTAGGGGTATCGGTTGTAACTATCTTAGGTTTTGTGGTGGGGCTTCGTTGGGGTGGTTTGGGAGTCGCTATTTCCTACAGTGTTACTTCGATGCTAACCATAGTGCCATCTTTGTTTATCGCGTCGCGGAAGAGCCCTTTGCGTCTCTCTGATATAGGGAAGTCTTTATACAGACCTGCTTTTTCTGCCATAGGATCCGGTGCACTAGCGTTTTATATCGAAATGCACCTGTCTTTAGGTAACGTGATTTTGGACACTGGGGTGTTACTTGCAGTATATCTTCTCCTTTTTGCCCTGAGCTTTATATGCTTACCGGGTGGCTTTGCATTTGCGAAATCAGCTGTTGCCATGGGACAGCGTACCTTCCTCAGGACGACGTGA
- a CDS encoding glycosyltransferase codes for MRKILFISYHFPPQGGAGVQRSLKFAKYLPSFGVQPYILTSDKLVESRWTPKDDSMMKELPEGIAVTRAPWSHEIGSSKWKKLRDEAIKLVQEQELSAILVTMSPFEDAALAEAISKATNIPWIADLRDPWALDEFQSYRSGFHRSKERKKMESALAGASSIIMNTPVAAKALQNAYPSFSDKKIYCVTNGFDSEDINRDPDAPSEIEKKKFNIVHTGTFHTELGQRQQKRKVLNTLLSRHAKGVEFLPRSPFYLFQALSKIKADRPEVYEKLNIVFAGVSGQAEKDLTQAFGLEDSVTQIGYVSHDQSVGYLHYADLLFLPLHHIPSGNNASIVPGKTYEYLASGKPILGALPQGDAREFVANYSKGTVCDPKDVQAMYNCILAEYEKWLSKADTRVADSQYLTQFERRTLTENLSKIIEATVSAS; via the coding sequence ATGCGAAAGATTCTCTTCATCTCTTATCACTTTCCGCCGCAAGGTGGCGCCGGCGTGCAAAGGTCACTTAAATTCGCGAAATACCTTCCTAGTTTCGGCGTGCAACCCTATATCCTCACCTCTGACAAATTGGTCGAAAGTCGATGGACCCCCAAGGACGACTCCATGATGAAAGAGCTCCCGGAAGGCATCGCCGTAACTCGAGCACCTTGGTCTCACGAAATTGGATCATCAAAATGGAAAAAACTTCGAGATGAGGCGATAAAACTGGTCCAAGAACAAGAGCTATCAGCGATTCTCGTGACCATGTCCCCTTTCGAGGACGCTGCCCTAGCCGAAGCTATCTCCAAAGCAACGAACATTCCTTGGATCGCCGACCTGCGGGATCCTTGGGCACTGGACGAGTTTCAGAGTTACCGAAGTGGTTTCCACCGGTCCAAAGAGCGTAAAAAAATGGAGTCCGCCCTGGCGGGAGCTTCCTCAATAATTATGAATACGCCTGTAGCCGCCAAAGCCCTACAAAACGCGTATCCGAGCTTTTCAGACAAAAAGATCTATTGCGTAACAAACGGTTTCGACTCCGAAGATATCAACCGAGATCCCGATGCTCCGAGCGAAATAGAAAAGAAAAAGTTCAATATAGTCCACACTGGTACATTTCATACCGAATTAGGACAGAGACAGCAAAAGCGAAAGGTACTGAACACCTTGCTCAGCCGACATGCCAAGGGGGTTGAATTCCTGCCAAGATCCCCCTTCTACCTTTTTCAGGCTTTGAGCAAAATCAAAGCCGATCGACCAGAGGTTTACGAAAAGCTCAACATTGTGTTCGCCGGAGTATCCGGACAAGCTGAGAAAGACCTCACCCAAGCATTTGGCTTGGAAGATTCAGTCACGCAAATTGGATACGTTTCCCACGACCAAAGCGTCGGTTATCTACACTACGCGGATCTGCTTTTTCTTCCTTTGCACCATATCCCCAGCGGGAACAATGCATCCATTGTCCCCGGCAAGACCTACGAATACTTGGCCAGCGGCAAACCAATTCTGGGAGCCCTGCCCCAAGGTGATGCTCGCGAGTTCGTCGCAAACTACAGTAAAGGAACTGTGTGCGACCCCAAGGACGTGCAGGCGATGTACAACTGTATCCTAGCAGAGTATGAGAAATGGTTATCGAAAGCAGATACCAGAGTAGCCGACTCCCAGTATCTTACTCAATTTGAACGTAGGACGTTGACTGAAAACCTGTCTAAGATAATCGAAGCGACTGTATCAGCCTCCTGA
- a CDS encoding glycosyltransferase family 2 protein codes for MCSSETTTAITIIIASYNRAPILDKSLTNLATLDTDGIDLSIVVVDNNSSDSTSEVIASHLDKLPLVHLHEANPGKNNAINKALNECELNDVVLFTDDDISPNTNWLKTVAKSIRDYPKTSVFGGPVQMIWPQSTPEWIKSVEDNVYPQHDRGDQPHLYPEKTTPIGVNFWVRKEIFTEHGFRYDGKIGPTPKIKKRIMGSETSFLLMLKKAGFHIQYIPGDSVGHYVTPDQITRTYVLNRARTHGRFLARIGHPFSKVELYRQNKLFWWIAEKASVLSLYAVYYISNLQPSMEKKIQTQVFNIRWIAYHKELLQNAESIYAERYEKQNSSTEIS; via the coding sequence ATGTGTTCCTCAGAGACAACAACAGCGATTACGATCATAATCGCCAGCTACAATAGAGCTCCTATCCTCGATAAGTCTCTTACGAATCTCGCGACCCTAGACACTGACGGAATAGACCTATCTATCGTAGTGGTTGACAACAACAGCTCCGATTCGACGAGCGAGGTTATCGCTTCCCACTTGGATAAGCTGCCACTGGTACATCTCCACGAGGCAAATCCGGGCAAAAACAACGCCATAAACAAAGCGCTCAACGAGTGCGAGTTGAACGATGTCGTTCTTTTCACCGACGATGATATTAGCCCAAATACAAATTGGCTGAAAACAGTCGCGAAATCGATACGCGACTACCCCAAGACCAGCGTATTTGGAGGGCCTGTTCAAATGATCTGGCCCCAAAGCACACCCGAATGGATCAAATCGGTCGAAGACAATGTTTACCCGCAGCACGACCGAGGAGATCAACCTCACCTCTACCCTGAAAAGACGACTCCCATAGGAGTCAATTTTTGGGTAAGAAAGGAGATTTTCACCGAGCATGGCTTTCGCTACGATGGTAAGATCGGGCCAACTCCGAAGATAAAGAAACGTATCATGGGAAGTGAGACATCATTTCTTCTGATGCTCAAAAAAGCCGGATTCCATATTCAATATATCCCCGGAGACAGCGTCGGTCACTATGTGACTCCGGACCAAATAACGCGAACTTACGTCCTTAACAGAGCGAGAACGCACGGGCGCTTCCTGGCCCGGATCGGCCATCCCTTCAGCAAGGTCGAGTTGTATCGGCAAAACAAGCTCTTCTGGTGGATAGCCGAGAAAGCTTCAGTATTAAGCCTCTACGCCGTCTATTACATATCGAATCTACAGCCATCGATGGAGAAAAAAATTCAGACCCAAGTTTTCAACATTCGATGGATCGCCTATCACAAAGAACTGCTGCAAAACGCGGAATCGATATATGCTGAAAGATACGAGAAGCAGAATAGCTCGACCGAGATTTCTTAG
- a CDS encoding UbiA family prenyltransferase: MNSDNTSSAAFEQTKEKKLPLCVDLDGTLIKTDSLHELLLKFIKNNPLKSLLVPFWILSGKAAFKARLTKEVELQPALLPYNEKVLDYMKEQSDDREVYLCTGANEAIAKPIADYVGGFDGVIASNGDVNVTGKNKSDLLNKKFGKGAYAYIGNASIDYNVWDDAGEIAVTSSSSGFISAVEKRYDNVTSFKLPGASPRSLIKAVRLHQWVKNSLLFVPLLIDHKIANVSMVIAAVLGFLSFSLMASATYLINDLLDLEADRAHPKKSKRPFASGTISAFSGVKITIALFALSIALLFFVPWEFSIVAGVYLVSTLLYSFHVKSMVILDACLLAGLFTIRVIGGTVLIANEWSFWLLAFSMFLFVSLAFTKRAAELYQQIQRDVKHTAGRAYRTDDYPLIVSMGVSSGFISVLVIALYVNSVDVVKMYTQPEVLWLICPLLMYWIGRIWLKTVRGQMNEDPIVFAIKDRISHITAILAVIVVGIAA; encoded by the coding sequence ATGAATTCCGATAACACGAGTTCGGCTGCATTCGAACAGACCAAGGAGAAGAAGCTGCCCCTGTGCGTTGATCTCGATGGCACGTTAATCAAGACAGACAGCCTGCATGAACTTCTACTGAAATTCATAAAAAACAATCCGCTGAAAAGCTTGCTGGTTCCGTTCTGGATCCTTTCCGGCAAGGCTGCTTTCAAGGCTCGCCTGACCAAAGAGGTGGAATTGCAGCCCGCCCTGCTCCCCTACAACGAAAAGGTGCTCGACTACATGAAGGAGCAGTCAGACGACAGGGAGGTCTATCTATGCACGGGAGCGAACGAGGCCATCGCCAAACCAATAGCCGATTACGTCGGTGGCTTCGACGGAGTTATCGCCTCAAACGGTGACGTTAACGTCACCGGCAAAAATAAGAGCGATTTGCTGAACAAGAAGTTCGGCAAAGGAGCCTATGCATATATCGGCAACGCGAGCATCGATTACAACGTCTGGGACGACGCGGGGGAAATCGCTGTTACGAGCTCATCGTCGGGCTTCATTAGCGCTGTAGAAAAGCGTTACGATAACGTAACCTCATTCAAGCTTCCCGGGGCGTCTCCTCGCTCGCTCATCAAAGCCGTTCGACTTCACCAATGGGTTAAGAACTCCCTTCTTTTTGTACCCCTATTGATCGACCACAAAATCGCCAACGTTTCCATGGTGATCGCAGCGGTCCTAGGGTTCCTTTCCTTTTCCCTCATGGCCTCTGCGACTTATCTGATCAATGACCTGCTGGATTTGGAGGCAGATCGGGCTCACCCGAAAAAATCGAAGCGGCCCTTCGCATCAGGTACCATCTCAGCCTTCAGCGGCGTGAAAATCACCATCGCCCTCTTCGCCCTATCGATAGCCCTTCTCTTTTTCGTCCCCTGGGAATTTTCGATAGTGGCAGGAGTATACCTCGTATCTACCTTGCTCTACTCATTCCACGTGAAGTCCATGGTCATTCTCGACGCCTGCCTTCTGGCCGGACTTTTCACCATAAGAGTAATTGGGGGGACCGTCTTAATCGCAAACGAGTGGTCTTTCTGGCTACTAGCCTTCTCGATGTTTCTATTTGTCAGCCTGGCGTTTACAAAACGGGCAGCTGAATTGTATCAGCAAATCCAGCGGGATGTGAAACACACTGCCGGCCGAGCATACCGGACCGACGATTACCCTCTGATCGTCTCTATGGGCGTATCGAGTGGATTCATTTCAGTGCTCGTTATCGCCCTCTACGTGAATAGCGTCGATGTGGTCAAAATGTACACCCAACCCGAAGTGCTCTGGCTCATTTGCCCTCTTTTAATGTACTGGATTGGCCGAATTTGGCTGAAAACGGTCCGTGGGCAAATGAACGAAGATCCAATCGTCTTCGCGATCAAAGACCGAATTAGCCACATCACAGCAATCTTGGCGGTAATCGTGGTCGGCATAGCGGCATAG
- a CDS encoding SDR family oxidoreductase, producing the protein MKKVAVIGATSSVAQQISLIHSKAGDSLVLVGRNKSAVEDTAADLSIRGAGICKALTCDLVDFAEHPKLINELFEAIGGVDTVYIAHGTLPDQSDCESDYLETKRALEANCLSQISLLTELAKKFKEQKSGTIAVITSVAGDRGRKSNYVYGSAKGMLSIYLQGLRNALFEHGIHVLDVRPGFIDTPMTAHIEGKGPLWATPQKVAKDVVKAAAKKKNTLYTPWFWSIIMRIIRSIPEFQFKKMNL; encoded by the coding sequence ATGAAAAAGGTGGCCGTGATCGGAGCAACCAGTTCGGTAGCTCAGCAAATCTCACTCATCCATTCCAAGGCTGGAGACTCCCTCGTTCTTGTGGGACGAAATAAATCAGCGGTGGAAGATACGGCAGCGGATTTATCCATTCGAGGGGCCGGGATCTGTAAGGCTTTAACCTGCGACCTCGTCGATTTCGCCGAACACCCCAAGCTTATAAACGAGCTCTTCGAAGCCATCGGAGGGGTTGATACGGTCTACATCGCGCACGGAACACTCCCTGACCAATCGGACTGCGAGAGTGATTACCTGGAAACCAAACGTGCGTTGGAGGCAAATTGCTTGAGTCAAATCTCTCTTTTGACGGAACTCGCAAAGAAATTCAAAGAGCAGAAAAGCGGGACGATCGCTGTCATAACCAGCGTTGCCGGAGATCGCGGTCGCAAAAGCAACTACGTGTACGGCTCGGCCAAGGGAATGCTGAGCATCTATTTGCAAGGCCTGAGAAACGCTTTATTCGAGCACGGGATACATGTGTTGGATGTCCGACCCGGATTTATCGACACGCCCATGACTGCACACATCGAAGGCAAAGGTCCGCTTTGGGCTACACCCCAGAAAGTAGCAAAAGACGTAGTAAAGGCGGCCGCAAAGAAGAAAAACACGCTCTATACACCGTGGTTTTGGTCGATAATCATGCGGATAATCCGATCAATCCCTGAGTTTCAGTTCAAGAAAATGAACCTATAG
- a CDS encoding lipopolysaccharide biosynthesis protein, which yields MKGNRKLGRVSAGARDIFDTEHLQANLGSRSAKSGALTVAVQGSNFVLTTLTTVVLARILEPEDFGLIAIVSSVLVFVAMFQDAGLSMATIQRKDINHRQVSNLFWVNTAAGSAVALFTVLIAPLMVLFFDDERLGPITVALALPSLLAGMSSQHGALLQRQMRFGVEQGIVIASQIVGAGVAIVSAIYGASYWSLVFKSISAALVVVVCRWYASGWMPGLPSKGTGVREMVRFGAHLTIGQLFMTVTRNVDNLLLGYFFGPTALGLYSKAYGLLMLPIRQINKPMGTVALPALSRLQTEPQRFKQYYLRGLVIVATVGMPIVAFAAVAADEIVLLMLGPSWVDTIDIFRALAPAAFVGSTNVATGWLFVPMGRVKEQLKIVLINSIITIVGFGVGLNWGAIGVATSFSVTSVLLKAPSLMYACKGSPVRLSDIAKSTSRPMIASLVASVALYFFEPYQNVGNAIFECAVLFGVFASAYLICIVALPGGLGFVRELISTFGKLRKRN from the coding sequence ATGAAAGGTAACCGTAAGCTCGGACGGGTCTCAGCGGGAGCTAGGGATATATTTGATACGGAGCACCTTCAGGCCAATCTAGGCAGTCGTTCCGCCAAAAGTGGAGCTTTGACTGTCGCGGTGCAGGGATCGAACTTCGTTCTCACGACCTTAACCACCGTTGTCCTGGCGAGAATACTCGAGCCTGAGGACTTTGGCCTGATCGCGATCGTTAGCTCGGTTTTGGTGTTTGTCGCCATGTTCCAAGATGCTGGTTTATCGATGGCCACCATTCAGAGGAAGGATATCAATCACCGGCAGGTCTCCAATTTGTTCTGGGTCAACACCGCTGCGGGTTCTGCAGTAGCGCTATTCACAGTGTTGATCGCACCGCTCATGGTCTTGTTTTTTGACGATGAACGGCTTGGACCGATAACGGTCGCTCTTGCTCTCCCGTCATTGCTTGCAGGAATGAGTTCGCAACACGGAGCCCTCTTGCAACGTCAAATGAGGTTTGGGGTGGAGCAAGGAATCGTCATCGCGAGCCAAATAGTGGGGGCTGGTGTTGCGATCGTGTCGGCGATCTACGGGGCGAGCTATTGGTCGCTTGTTTTCAAATCTATCTCTGCGGCTCTGGTAGTGGTGGTTTGTCGTTGGTACGCTTCAGGTTGGATGCCAGGTTTGCCATCCAAGGGAACGGGGGTTCGGGAAATGGTACGGTTTGGAGCACACCTGACCATCGGACAGCTGTTCATGACAGTTACTCGTAACGTAGATAATCTGTTACTCGGGTACTTTTTTGGTCCGACGGCTTTAGGGTTGTATTCAAAAGCCTATGGCTTGTTGATGCTTCCCATTCGTCAAATCAACAAGCCTATGGGTACGGTAGCACTGCCAGCATTGAGCAGGCTACAGACTGAGCCCCAGCGTTTTAAGCAGTACTATTTGCGAGGTTTGGTCATCGTTGCGACGGTTGGCATGCCGATAGTTGCCTTTGCGGCTGTAGCAGCCGACGAGATTGTATTGCTAATGCTTGGACCGTCTTGGGTAGACACCATCGATATATTTCGGGCCTTGGCTCCTGCTGCGTTTGTCGGTTCCACGAATGTAGCGACGGGTTGGCTCTTTGTTCCGATGGGTAGAGTTAAGGAGCAACTTAAAATCGTACTAATAAATTCGATCATTACGATTGTAGGTTTTGGCGTTGGCTTAAATTGGGGGGCAATTGGTGTGGCCACGTCGTTCAGTGTAACCTCTGTCCTTTTGAAAGCTCCATCTCTGATGTACGCTTGTAAGGGGAGTCCAGTCAGGCTTTCCGATATAGCAAAAAGCACTTCAAGACCTATGATTGCCTCTTTGGTCGCTTCGGTAGCTTTGTACTTTTTTGAACCCTATCAAAATGTAGGTAACGCTATTTTTGAATGTGCCGTCTTGTTTGGCGTTTTCGCTTCAGCGTACCTTATCTGTATCGTAGCGTTGCCTGGGGGGCTTGGCTTTGTACGAGAATTGATTTCTACGTTTGGCAAGCTGAGGAAACGGAACTGA
- a CDS encoding glycosyltransferase → MTNDNSGKSGISQIRRVIENRLAWRQLGKMPGKPAVARSNTLAEKLQNKGPEPLRVGIAGFNSPTGLGYQNRDLVTHVGFSKWLCVKHAYLPNLPDMPGIETSHVTLEASDEELDSWLEGLDCVLFYEQPQIDALVCRAVAKEIAVICIPNWEWLSPSVTWLHDVDLFICPNEHTLNLLKNWKANCGAIWDIAYVPAPIDTDRFGYKERTKCESFLFVNGNGGCTPYFKGFLRDKRGPMRKGLATIIEAAKLVPDIPIYIRSQLKKLPVDLPVNIEILPDEADNSKIYNIGDVAIQPSLFEGTGLQLLETLSTGMPLISTDAPPMNEMPNISRLPVQSRYARIANNIIPVNLPDYEFLAKSMRELFETDISRESAAARDFIVQNHSWPVAKAAMNKLLGLF, encoded by the coding sequence ATGACCAACGACAACTCTGGAAAATCCGGTATCAGCCAGATCCGGCGAGTCATAGAAAATAGACTGGCCTGGCGACAGCTGGGCAAAATGCCAGGCAAACCAGCAGTCGCAAGATCGAATACCTTAGCAGAGAAACTCCAGAATAAAGGCCCAGAACCTCTTAGAGTAGGCATAGCTGGATTCAATTCACCAACTGGACTAGGATACCAGAATCGAGATCTGGTTACCCATGTCGGCTTCTCAAAATGGCTATGCGTTAAACACGCCTATTTGCCAAATCTTCCGGACATGCCTGGAATTGAGACATCGCACGTCACTCTGGAGGCGAGCGATGAGGAATTGGATAGCTGGTTAGAGGGCCTAGACTGTGTACTTTTCTATGAACAGCCCCAAATAGACGCCTTGGTGTGCAGAGCAGTTGCGAAAGAGATTGCCGTAATTTGTATCCCCAATTGGGAGTGGCTCTCACCTAGCGTGACTTGGCTACACGACGTAGACCTTTTCATTTGTCCTAACGAGCACACGCTAAACTTGCTGAAAAACTGGAAAGCCAACTGTGGTGCGATCTGGGATATCGCCTACGTCCCTGCTCCCATAGACACAGACCGCTTTGGCTACAAAGAGAGAACTAAATGCGAGAGCTTTCTATTCGTTAACGGAAACGGGGGATGCACACCCTACTTCAAAGGGTTTCTAAGAGATAAGCGAGGCCCCATGAGAAAAGGACTAGCCACTATAATAGAAGCAGCGAAGCTTGTTCCAGACATACCTATATACATCCGCTCTCAGCTAAAAAAACTACCAGTCGACCTTCCTGTCAATATAGAGATATTACCCGACGAAGCCGACAATAGTAAGATATACAATATAGGGGATGTAGCAATCCAACCCTCCTTATTCGAAGGCACCGGGTTACAACTGCTCGAAACGTTAAGCACTGGAATGCCGTTAATTTCCACAGACGCTCCGCCTATGAACGAAATGCCTAACATAAGTAGGCTTCCCGTACAAAGTCGGTACGCTCGCATTGCCAATAACATTATACCGGTCAATTTACCTGACTACGAATTCTTAGCGAAATCGATGAGGGAGCTCTTCGAGACAGATATCTCTAGAGAGTCAGCAGCAGCTAGGGATTTTATAGTACAGAATCACTCATGGCCTGTCGCCAAAGCCGCCATGAACAAGTTGCTAGGTCTTTTTTAG
- a CDS encoding glycosyltransferase family 2 protein, protein MSQSKSTDPEISVIVPVFNTGAFLRGCIESILAQTYSSLEVVVVNDASPDDSLSILKDMAEKDSRIVIVDKKENGGIHAARADGFKVARGSLIAFADSDDGFDPDLLEKLRDTLVSNDADISICGARMVDPKGAFLGIKMKMKDQVLDGPDAFEAFCKLQLGSGTLWNKLFKREIIEPHSMSDWGWRAGGVEDTLVNIGCFSDAKKVACTSYVGYNYLIHPNMITQSAGPGKAYARHLHAYATALNHYKDLPEEKIALIDTLYRGQLEMPVYHVSDPAELKEFEDQLLTAVEIISRVRPSSLWEIANLGLSCPKSHILHESSCKKWIWALRQTVRSLKKKLRGKK, encoded by the coding sequence ATGAGCCAGTCCAAATCCACCGACCCAGAGATTTCCGTTATCGTTCCAGTCTTCAACACAGGAGCGTTCCTTCGTGGATGTATCGAATCTATCCTAGCTCAAACCTATTCCTCTCTGGAGGTTGTCGTAGTGAATGACGCATCGCCGGACGACTCCCTCTCTATTCTGAAGGACATGGCGGAAAAGGATAGCCGCATAGTGATCGTCGACAAAAAGGAAAACGGCGGAATTCACGCTGCGAGAGCAGACGGCTTTAAGGTAGCGAGAGGATCGCTCATAGCTTTCGCAGACTCGGACGATGGATTCGACCCAGACCTACTGGAAAAACTCAGAGACACCCTGGTCTCCAACGATGCTGATATAAGTATTTGCGGGGCTCGAATGGTCGATCCCAAGGGAGCTTTCCTCGGGATTAAGATGAAAATGAAAGATCAGGTCCTAGATGGTCCGGACGCTTTCGAGGCCTTCTGTAAACTCCAACTCGGCAGTGGGACGCTATGGAATAAACTCTTCAAAAGGGAAATAATCGAGCCACACTCCATGTCAGACTGGGGATGGAGAGCAGGCGGTGTCGAAGACACCTTGGTAAATATCGGTTGCTTCTCGGATGCAAAGAAAGTCGCCTGTACCTCCTACGTGGGATACAACTACTTGATCCATCCAAATATGATCACCCAAAGCGCGGGTCCGGGCAAGGCATACGCCCGACACCTTCATGCCTACGCCACTGCTCTCAATCATTACAAAGATTTGCCTGAGGAGAAAATAGCGTTGATCGACACACTTTACCGCGGGCAATTGGAGATGCCCGTCTATCACGTTTCCGATCCCGCAGAGCTAAAAGAGTTCGAAGACCAGCTACTGACCGCGGTGGAAATAATAAGCCGAGTTCGTCCCTCTAGCCTGTGGGAAATAGCGAACCTCGGTCTTTCCTGTCCAAAATCTCACATTCTCCACGAGTCGAGCTGCAAGAAGTGGATCTGGGCCCTTAGACAGACAGTGAGGTCTCTTAAGAAAAAGCTCAGAGGGAAAAAGTAG